From Burkholderia sp. WP9, a single genomic window includes:
- a CDS encoding xanthine dehydrogenase family protein molybdopterin-binding subunit, with product MSQGLLDAQNGGASSKGGARAAGGLSRRTFLKFGVTVGAAAGGGLLLGFSMPAASQDQKAGKSVIGGDGVETPQSGVFAPNAFIQIDTAGKVTLVIPKVEMGQGVYTSIPMLIAEELEVPLDSITVDHAPPNEKLFMDPLLGGQLTGGSTSIRYAWEPMRKAGAAARTVLISAAAQQWQVDPASCHAQAGQVIHEASKRSIGYGELVTAAAGLPAPQNVKLKDPKDFKLIGTPAKRLDSPEKVDGTAQFGLDVRVPDMVYAAIANCPVFGGTLASVDDTHAKKIPGVRQVIKIDNAVAVIGDHTWAAKRGVQALVIKWNEGAGANLSMKQIVDDLANASQRNGAVARKDGDVGNAFSNAKTRVDAVYQQPFLAHATMEPINCTVHVRPDGCDVWLGSQVPTRVVDAAVAVTGLPADKIVVHNHLIGGGFGRRLEFDMVTQAVKVGKQVSTPVKVVWTREEDIQHDMYRPYYYDKITAGLDANGKPVAWQHRIVGSSVMARFAPPAFKNGLDPDAVEVASDLPYDLPNQLVDYVRQEPHAVPTAFWRGVGPTRGTFVVESFIDELAAQAKVDPVKYRQDLLGKTPRALNVLNVATQAANWGSAVPKGQGRGVSVMHAFGSFFGIVVDVAVDQGEVAVKRVVCAVDCGMVVNPNTVEAQVQGGIIFGITAALYSEITIKDGRVEQNNFTDYRMLRIDQTPPIEVHIVKSGEAPGGIGEPGTAALAPALTNAIFAATGKRLRQLPVGSQLQTA from the coding sequence ATGTCCCAGGGATTGCTCGATGCACAGAACGGCGGCGCGTCTTCGAAAGGCGGCGCGCGCGCCGCGGGTGGATTGTCCCGCCGCACCTTTCTGAAGTTCGGCGTGACGGTGGGGGCGGCGGCCGGTGGCGGCCTGCTGCTCGGCTTCAGCATGCCGGCCGCCAGCCAGGATCAGAAGGCCGGCAAATCGGTGATTGGCGGCGACGGTGTCGAAACGCCGCAAAGCGGTGTGTTCGCGCCGAACGCGTTCATCCAGATCGATACTGCGGGCAAGGTCACGCTCGTGATTCCGAAGGTCGAGATGGGCCAGGGCGTCTATACGTCGATTCCGATGCTGATTGCCGAAGAGCTCGAAGTGCCGCTCGACTCGATCACCGTCGACCACGCGCCGCCGAACGAAAAGCTCTTCATGGACCCGCTGCTCGGCGGCCAGCTCACGGGCGGTTCGACCTCGATCCGCTATGCGTGGGAGCCGATGCGTAAAGCCGGCGCCGCCGCGCGCACGGTCCTGATCAGCGCGGCCGCGCAGCAATGGCAAGTCGATCCGGCGAGCTGCCATGCGCAGGCCGGGCAGGTGATTCATGAGGCCAGCAAGCGCAGCATCGGCTATGGCGAGCTGGTCACCGCGGCCGCCGGTCTGCCGGCGCCGCAGAACGTCAAGCTCAAAGACCCGAAGGACTTCAAGCTGATCGGCACGCCGGCGAAGCGCCTCGACTCGCCGGAGAAAGTGGACGGCACCGCGCAGTTCGGGCTCGACGTGCGCGTGCCCGACATGGTCTATGCGGCGATTGCCAACTGTCCGGTGTTCGGCGGCACGCTCGCGAGCGTCGACGACACCCACGCGAAAAAGATCCCCGGTGTGCGTCAGGTCATCAAGATCGACAACGCGGTCGCCGTGATCGGCGACCACACCTGGGCCGCGAAGCGCGGCGTGCAGGCACTGGTTATCAAGTGGAACGAAGGCGCGGGCGCAAACCTGTCGATGAAGCAGATCGTCGACGATCTCGCGAACGCGTCACAGCGCAACGGCGCGGTGGCGCGCAAGGATGGCGACGTCGGCAACGCATTTTCAAATGCCAAGACGCGCGTGGACGCCGTCTATCAGCAGCCGTTCCTCGCGCACGCCACCATGGAGCCGATCAACTGCACGGTGCATGTGCGCCCCGACGGCTGCGATGTCTGGCTCGGCTCGCAAGTGCCGACGCGGGTCGTGGACGCCGCCGTGGCGGTCACGGGTTTGCCCGCCGACAAGATCGTCGTGCACAACCACCTGATCGGCGGCGGCTTCGGGCGGCGGCTCGAATTCGACATGGTCACGCAGGCGGTCAAGGTCGGCAAACAGGTGTCGACGCCGGTGAAGGTGGTCTGGACGCGCGAAGAAGACATTCAGCACGACATGTACCGGCCGTACTACTACGACAAAATCACCGCGGGCCTCGACGCGAACGGCAAGCCGGTTGCGTGGCAGCACCGCATCGTCGGTTCTTCGGTGATGGCGCGTTTCGCGCCGCCGGCCTTCAAGAACGGGCTCGATCCGGATGCGGTCGAAGTCGCTTCGGACCTGCCGTACGACTTGCCGAATCAACTGGTCGACTACGTTCGTCAGGAGCCGCACGCGGTCCCCACCGCATTCTGGCGCGGCGTGGGACCGACGCGCGGCACGTTCGTGGTGGAAAGCTTCATCGACGAACTCGCGGCGCAGGCCAAAGTCGATCCGGTCAAATACCGGCAGGATCTGCTCGGCAAGACGCCGCGCGCGTTGAACGTGCTCAACGTCGCCACGCAGGCGGCGAACTGGGGCAGCGCGGTGCCGAAGGGGCAAGGGCGCGGCGTGTCCGTCATGCATGCGTTCGGCAGCTTCTTCGGGATCGTCGTGGATGTCGCGGTGGATCAGGGCGAGGTGGCGGTCAAGCGTGTGGTGTGCGCGGTCGATTGCGGCATGGTGGTCAATCCGAACACGGTGGAGGCGCAGGTGCAGGGCGGCATCATCTTCGGCATCACGGCGGCGCTTTATAGCGAGATCACGATCAAGGACGGCCGCGTCGAGCAGAACAACTTCACCGACTACCGGATGTTGCGGATCGATCAGACGCCGCCTATCGAGGTGCATATCGTGAAGAGCGGCGAGGCGCCCGGCGGCATCGGCGAACCCGGCACGGCGGCGCTCGCGCCCGCGCTGACCAACGCGATCTTCGCGGCCACCGGCAAGCGGCTGCGGCAGTTGCCCGTTGGCAGCCAGTTGCAAACCGCCTGA
- a CDS encoding (2Fe-2S)-binding protein — protein MTTLNINGQTHTVDAPPDMPLLWVLRDLVGLTGTKFGCGIAQCGACTVHLDGVAVRSCVLPAAAVGDRKITTIEAVGNTPAGQKVQQAWRQLDVVQCGYCQSGQVMSAASLLASNPNPTDADIDAAMAGNICRCGTYNRIRAAIKQAAKGA, from the coding sequence ATGACAACGCTCAATATCAACGGCCAGACGCATACCGTCGACGCGCCTCCCGACATGCCACTTCTGTGGGTCTTGCGCGATCTGGTCGGCCTGACCGGCACGAAGTTCGGTTGCGGCATCGCTCAATGCGGCGCATGCACCGTGCACCTCGACGGCGTGGCAGTGCGCTCGTGCGTGCTGCCGGCAGCGGCGGTCGGCGACCGCAAGATCACCACGATCGAAGCAGTGGGCAACACGCCGGCGGGTCAGAAAGTGCAGCAGGCATGGCGTCAACTGGACGTGGTGCAATGCGGCTACTGCCAGTCCGGGCAGGTGATGTCGGCGGCTTCGCTGCTCGCGAGCAACCCCAATCCTACCGACGCGGACATCGACGCGGCCATGGCCGGCAATATCTGCCGCTGCGGGACGTACAACCGCATCCGCGCGGCGATCAAGCAAGCCGCGAAGGGGGCCTGA